In the Natranaeroarchaeum aerophilus genome, one interval contains:
- a CDS encoding tRNA(Ile)(2)-agmatinylcytidine synthase: MTVIGLDDTDSREQGMCTTYAASRIADEISAAGSAVTRVLLIRLNPAVEHKTRGNAALAIHTDLTPDRAFGIAREFVADSAVTDDPRTSPGVVVASGSPEAVPDDVAAFAGDATSRHHDLADARALIDAHGYRSAGWDGGRGRIGALAAIGAWRAHDDWTYEYISYREDERRGTPRDIDLDTVFAAADDYYPEAWDTVDRVEGQAVCVPHTPGPILHGIRGDNADVVRTLAQRIESEPVESARLFHTNQGTDSHLIDGEPGDIEDGHAYRVDGTVVDPPETREGGHVFLTVEDGDASRQCAAFEPTKRFRDRVRTLRVGDRVTVCGEVSDGTLKLEKFAVRTLDETELVTPTCPDCERRMESAGAGQGYRCRDCKTSSDGKVERRIERDLEPGWYEVPPCARRHIAKPLVRGGFDAPTHPER, translated from the coding sequence CTGCTGATTCGCCTCAATCCCGCGGTCGAGCACAAGACCCGTGGGAACGCCGCACTCGCGATTCATACGGATCTCACACCCGATCGGGCGTTCGGGATCGCCCGCGAGTTCGTCGCGGACTCGGCAGTGACTGATGATCCTCGCACGAGCCCGGGCGTCGTCGTCGCCAGCGGCTCCCCGGAGGCGGTCCCCGACGATGTCGCTGCCTTCGCAGGGGACGCAACGTCTCGACACCACGATCTCGCCGACGCCAGGGCGCTGATCGACGCCCACGGCTACCGGAGCGCCGGCTGGGATGGCGGACGGGGACGAATCGGCGCGCTCGCGGCGATCGGGGCGTGGCGAGCACACGACGACTGGACCTACGAATATATTTCCTACCGCGAAGACGAACGCCGCGGAACGCCACGGGATATCGACCTCGATACCGTCTTCGCTGCTGCAGACGACTACTACCCCGAGGCGTGGGATACCGTCGACCGTGTCGAGGGACAGGCGGTCTGTGTCCCGCACACGCCGGGGCCGATCCTCCACGGGATCCGCGGCGACAACGCGGACGTAGTTCGGACACTCGCCCAGCGAATCGAGAGTGAGCCTGTCGAGTCAGCGCGGCTCTTTCACACCAATCAGGGCACCGACAGCCACCTGATCGACGGCGAACCTGGTGACATCGAGGACGGACACGCCTACCGCGTCGACGGGACGGTCGTCGACCCGCCCGAAACCCGTGAGGGCGGTCACGTCTTCCTGACGGTTGAGGATGGGGACGCCAGCCGACAGTGTGCGGCCTTCGAGCCGACGAAACGGTTCCGCGACCGCGTCCGGACGCTCCGGGTCGGCGATCGAGTGACGGTCTGTGGCGAGGTGAGCGACGGAACGCTCAAACTGGAGAAGTTCGCGGTACGCACGCTTGACGAGACGGAGCTCGTGACGCCAACCTGTCCCGACTGCGAGCGTCGAATGGAGAGCGCGGGTGCGGGACAGGGGTATCGCTGTCGGGACTGCAAGACCAGCTCGGATGGGAAAGTCGAGCGCCGGATCGAACGCGATCTCGAACCGGGCTGGTACGAGGTGCCGCCGTGCGCGCGCCGACACATTGCGAAGCCGCTCGTGCGAGGCGGGTTCGACGCGCCGACACATCCTGAACGGTGA